The Rattus rattus isolate New Zealand unplaced genomic scaffold, Rrattus_CSIRO_v1 PGA_scaffold_57, whole genome shotgun sequence DNA segment GATAGGAGTTCCGGTGAAACCAAAGATATTGGCGTTGCGAAAGTGTTGTATTATGGACTCATGCATTTTCCCCGCTTGGCTACGGTGGCACTCATCTATGATGATTACAATTTTTTCGTCAAAGTATTTGTTCTTAAGTCTTCCATCGCTTCCAAACAATCTGGATAGTTTCTGTATGGTGGttacaattattttcttgctcttgATGGGATCCAGAAGTTTGTTCTCTAGGTCTGTAGAGTTCTTGGTTCCGTCAACCGATCCTTTGGAGTAGTTTTCGTATTCTTTGCAGGTTTGGTGATCTAGGTCCTTTCGGTCTACAACAAACAGAACTTTTTGTACTGCTGGAATCTCTAGGGCCAGTTGGGCCACTTTAAAGGAAGTAAGGGTTTTTCCGGATCCTGTGGTGTGTCATATGTATCCTCCTGCATCCTTGCCACTTAATGCATGACTTATGGttatctctattttttctttgattttttctaTCGCCGAGATCTGATAAGGTCTAAGGACCTTGAGTTTTCTCTCGGAGTCGAAGACACAAtacttggaaattatttttttgatGGTGCTAGGGAGTAGAAAGTTCCTGGC contains these protein-coding regions:
- the LOC116889704 gene encoding type-1 restriction enzyme R protein-like; this encodes MSNSVITKIGPYSLLTKDKKEDTNSTKYQTREEMEGALISTLLDIGYEYRPDLNNEKALIDNLRIPAVQKVLFVVDRKDLDHQTCKEYENYSKGSVDGTKNSTDLENKLLDPIKSKKIIVTTIQKLSRLFGSDGRLKNKYFDEKIVIIIDECHRSQAGKMHESIIQHFRNANIFGFTGTPIMRDEEEGPANTSEIFGQCLHSYKICDAIIDANVLPFHYE